In the Hevea brasiliensis isolate MT/VB/25A 57/8 unplaced genomic scaffold, ASM3005281v1 Scaf348, whole genome shotgun sequence genome, one interval contains:
- the LOC110654808 gene encoding uncharacterized protein LOC110654808 isoform X2, which produces MASALLSTACFLPSQNKEVTGLVVNLKSSFHGQVIHNKSLLRKEFSRINGGRVAITSVLGRSVQKRETVIPDPDYRIPVVLLGLAGGLTYTNNLAPAVPVGLLGLLLLFQTTRVRFVFDNEALEVKIGDQLEESGENVFVGGKNRWKFSTFVNWELWWPNFPILVYFKETQTKPEGQVHFFPVIFNGKQLYDVMVERAGPSKNSGPKQS; this is translated from the exons ATGGCTAGTGCTTTGTTATCTACTGCTTGCTTTCTCCCTTCACAGA ATAAGGAAGTGACTGGACTTGTAGTGAATTTGAAGAGTTCTTTCCATGGCCAAGTGATTCATAATAAAAGTTTATTGAGGAAGGAATTTAGCAGAATCAATGGAGGCCGTGTTGCGATTACCTCAGTG CTTGGAAGAAGCGTACAGAAGAGGGAGACAGTTATTCCTGATCCAGATTACAGGATACCAGTTGTCTTGCTTG GTTTAGCTGGTGGATTAACTTATACAAATAATCTGGCACCAGCTGTACCTGTTGGTCTCCTTGGATTGCTCCTTTTATTTCAG acgACAAGGGTGAGATTTGTTTTTGACAATGAGGCTCTG GAGGTCAAAATAGGAGACCAGCTTGAGGAATCAGGCGAAAATGTGTTCGTAGGTGGAAAAAATCGTTGGAA ATTTTCAACATTTGTGAATTGGGAACTATGGTGGCCAAATTTCCCTATTCTGGTGTACTTTAAAGAGACTCAAACAAAACCTGAAGGACAAGTGCACTTCTTCCCAGTAATTTTT AATGGTAAGCAACTTTATGATGTAATGGTGGAGAGAGCTGGCCCCTCTAAAAACAGTGGTCCAAAACAATCCTAA
- the LOC110654808 gene encoding uncharacterized protein LOC110654808 isoform X1: protein MASALLSTACFLPSQSKHFQDKEVTGLVVNLKSSFHGQVIHNKSLLRKEFSRINGGRVAITSVLGRSVQKRETVIPDPDYRIPVVLLGLAGGLTYTNNLAPAVPVGLLGLLLLFQTTRVRFVFDNEALEVKIGDQLEESGENVFVGGKNRWKFSTFVNWELWWPNFPILVYFKETQTKPEGQVHFFPVIFNGKQLYDVMVERAGPSKNSGPKQS from the exons ATGGCTAGTGCTTTGTTATCTACTGCTTGCTTTCTCCCTTCACAGAGTAAGCACTTTCAAG ATAAGGAAGTGACTGGACTTGTAGTGAATTTGAAGAGTTCTTTCCATGGCCAAGTGATTCATAATAAAAGTTTATTGAGGAAGGAATTTAGCAGAATCAATGGAGGCCGTGTTGCGATTACCTCAGTG CTTGGAAGAAGCGTACAGAAGAGGGAGACAGTTATTCCTGATCCAGATTACAGGATACCAGTTGTCTTGCTTG GTTTAGCTGGTGGATTAACTTATACAAATAATCTGGCACCAGCTGTACCTGTTGGTCTCCTTGGATTGCTCCTTTTATTTCAG acgACAAGGGTGAGATTTGTTTTTGACAATGAGGCTCTG GAGGTCAAAATAGGAGACCAGCTTGAGGAATCAGGCGAAAATGTGTTCGTAGGTGGAAAAAATCGTTGGAA ATTTTCAACATTTGTGAATTGGGAACTATGGTGGCCAAATTTCCCTATTCTGGTGTACTTTAAAGAGACTCAAACAAAACCTGAAGGACAAGTGCACTTCTTCCCAGTAATTTTT AATGGTAAGCAACTTTATGATGTAATGGTGGAGAGAGCTGGCCCCTCTAAAAACAGTGGTCCAAAACAATCCTAA
- the LOC110654808 gene encoding uncharacterized protein LOC110654808 isoform X3, translating to MASALLSTACFLPSQSKHFQDKEVTGLVVNLKSSFHGQVIHNKSLLRKEFSRINGGRVAITSVLGRSVQKRETVIPDPDYRIPVVLLGLAGGLTYTNNLAPAVPVGLLGLLLLFQEVKIGDQLEESGENVFVGGKNRWKFSTFVNWELWWPNFPILVYFKETQTKPEGQVHFFPVIFNGKQLYDVMVERAGPSKNSGPKQS from the exons ATGGCTAGTGCTTTGTTATCTACTGCTTGCTTTCTCCCTTCACAGAGTAAGCACTTTCAAG ATAAGGAAGTGACTGGACTTGTAGTGAATTTGAAGAGTTCTTTCCATGGCCAAGTGATTCATAATAAAAGTTTATTGAGGAAGGAATTTAGCAGAATCAATGGAGGCCGTGTTGCGATTACCTCAGTG CTTGGAAGAAGCGTACAGAAGAGGGAGACAGTTATTCCTGATCCAGATTACAGGATACCAGTTGTCTTGCTTG GTTTAGCTGGTGGATTAACTTATACAAATAATCTGGCACCAGCTGTACCTGTTGGTCTCCTTGGATTGCTCCTTTTATTTCAG GAGGTCAAAATAGGAGACCAGCTTGAGGAATCAGGCGAAAATGTGTTCGTAGGTGGAAAAAATCGTTGGAA ATTTTCAACATTTGTGAATTGGGAACTATGGTGGCCAAATTTCCCTATTCTGGTGTACTTTAAAGAGACTCAAACAAAACCTGAAGGACAAGTGCACTTCTTCCCAGTAATTTTT AATGGTAAGCAACTTTATGATGTAATGGTGGAGAGAGCTGGCCCCTCTAAAAACAGTGGTCCAAAACAATCCTAA
- the LOC110654806 gene encoding heme oxygenase 1, chloroplastic, which produces MASLNLTSQSQSLFNKTHLQVSPSLSLSTAIQSGFVPKRASFQFQVPVTPRIVNMPLKAAAIVSSTTAEKPQKRYPGEAKGFVEEMRFVAMKLHTREQAKEGEKEVEKPEERAVPKWEPSVEGYLRFLVDSKLVYDTLESIVDKAAYPFYAEFKNTGLERSEKLAKDLEWFKEQGYVIPEASSAGASYAQCLKELSEKDPQAFICHFYNIYFAHSAGGRMIGKKVAEKILNKKELEFYKWDGDLKQLLQNVRDKLNKVAESWTREEKNHCLEETEKSFKYSGEILRLILS; this is translated from the exons ATGGCTTCTCTTAATCTAACCTCTCAATCTCAATCTTTATTTAACAAAACCCACCTCCAAGTatccccatctctctctctttccacTGCTATCCAATCCGGTTTTGTACCCAAAAGAGCTTCTTTTCAGTTTCAAGTCCCGGTAACTCCGAGAATTGTGAATATGCCCTTGAAAGCTGCTGCTATTGTGTCCTCCACCACTGCGGAGAAACCCCAAAAGCGCTACCCAGGTGAGGCTAAGGGGTTTGTGGAGGAGATGAGATTTGTGGCGATGAAGTTGCATACCAGGGAGCaggctaaagaaggggagaaggaGGTTGAGAAGCCGGAGGAGCGGGCTGTTCCCAAATGGGAACCTTCCGTAGAGGGTTACTTGAGGTTTTTGGTGGATAGCAAGTTGGTTTATGATACTCTTGAATCCATTGTTGATAAGGCGGCTTATCCTTTTT ATGCTGAGTTCAAAAACACTGGATTGGAAAGGTCTGAAAAGCTGGCAAAAGATTTGGAGTGGTTCAAAGAACAGGGCTATGTCATTCCAGAAGCCTCTTCTGCTGGTGCCAGTTATGCACAGTGTCTGAAAGAACTGTCAGAGAAGGACCCTCAAGCTTTTATTTGTCACTTCTACAATATATATTTTGCCCACAGTGCTGGTGGTAGAATGATTGGGAAGAAG GTGGCTGAGAAGATACTTAACAAAAAGGAATTGGAGTTCTATAAATGGGATGGTGACCTAAAACAACTGTTGCAGAATGTTAGGGACAAGTTAAATAAAGTTGCTGAG AGCTggactagagaagagaagaaccATTGTTTGGAAGAAACTGAAAAGTCATTCAAATATTCAGGGGAGATCCTTCGTCTAATATTATCGTGA